From one Myxococcales bacterium genomic stretch:
- a CDS encoding NADH-quinone oxidoreductase subunit N, translated as MQGQLCNIDWLLMAKIFSPLLVLILAAVILLIKDAIPSDSDEEAGDSFALVILSAALLAAFSLSWMMWPTADDLAFGPFSVGKSCLAIWMIIFIVTGISALTALPSKVAIRREADSYFAFILIAAASYCLAVSSNDILMIFVSMEIAGVSSYATVAARSDNSYSLEGALKYFISAAFAAAFFMMGMAFIFGSVASLALGEIEANSKFITDPSTKSFFMFGAAMAVSYFGFKIAAFPFHAWMPDAVEGAPVPGASFITTVGKMVPVIILAKLAIAISPSYDPVWHHLLFGISAATMIFGAVVALRQENLKRMLAYASISQGGYMLAVIPSMVFDPAAAMKGMVFYAAAFGIATAGAFAAVAALLPGSDVTADIGRLSGSSQRSPFLSASFAILLFSLAGIPMTVGFAGRYYLFRTILTGGDILLGFVAAVVSVISIAFYVKPVMAIYFTKQEGDIRSDGEAIYTGAAVISALAIALAASLLLGILPGNLLEFINASF; from the coding sequence ATGCAGGGACAATTGTGCAATATAGACTGGCTGCTGATGGCGAAAATCTTTTCGCCGTTGCTGGTTTTGATTTTAGCTGCTGTCATACTCCTGATCAAGGACGCGATACCATCGGATTCAGATGAGGAAGCAGGTGATTCATTTGCGCTGGTGATATTATCTGCGGCGCTTCTTGCAGCATTTTCCCTTTCATGGATGATGTGGCCGACCGCAGATGATCTTGCCTTCGGCCCGTTTTCCGTAGGTAAATCCTGTCTTGCGATATGGATGATAATCTTCATAGTGACCGGAATTTCTGCCCTTACCGCACTGCCGTCAAAGGTGGCGATAAGGAGAGAGGCCGACTCCTACTTTGCATTTATTCTGATCGCGGCAGCGTCATATTGTTTGGCGGTATCCTCAAACGACATACTCATGATTTTTGTTTCCATGGAAATAGCCGGAGTTTCTTCCTATGCCACGGTTGCCGCGCGAAGTGATAACTCATACTCCCTCGAAGGGGCCCTCAAATATTTCATTTCAGCCGCCTTTGCAGCTGCATTTTTTATGATGGGGATGGCATTCATATTTGGCAGCGTCGCGAGCCTTGCGCTGGGCGAGATAGAGGCCAACTCGAAATTTATAACAGACCCTTCTACGAAGTCTTTTTTCATGTTCGGCGCAGCGATGGCGGTTTCATATTTTGGATTCAAGATCGCGGCTTTTCCGTTTCACGCATGGATGCCCGATGCGGTGGAGGGCGCTCCAGTGCCGGGTGCGTCTTTCATCACTACCGTTGGAAAGATGGTGCCAGTGATCATCCTTGCTAAACTGGCGATCGCGATATCTCCATCCTACGATCCGGTATGGCACCATCTTCTTTTTGGGATTTCAGCTGCAACGATGATATTCGGTGCGGTGGTGGCGCTTCGCCAGGAAAATCTCAAGAGGATGCTTGCGTACGCATCGATTTCGCAGGGAGGGTATATGTTGGCTGTTATTCCCTCCATGGTCTTTGACCCCGCCGCTGCGATGAAAGGGATGGTTTTCTACGCCGCTGCATTTGGAATCGCAACAGCTGGAGCCTTTGCAGCGGTCGCCGCTCTTTTACCGGGTTCCGATGTGACGGCCGATATCGGGAGGCTTTCAGGGAGCTCCCAAAGAAGCCCATTTCTTTCCGCATCATTCGCCATTTTGCTTTTTTCTCTGGCGGGCATTCCGATGACCGTTGGATTTGCAGGGCGATATTATCTTTTCAGAACGATATTGACCGGAGGGGATATTTTGCTCGGATTCGTCGCGGCAGTCGTATCGGTGATTTCGATAGCATTTTATGTAAAACCAGTGATGGCGATCTATTTCACAAAGCAGGAAGGCGATATCCGGTCCGACGGAGAAGCGATATATACAGGTGCGGCTGTGATATCGGCCTTGGCGATAGCCCTGGCCGCCTCGCTTTTGCTGGGCATCCTCCCTGGGAACCTGCTAGAGTTTATCAACGCCTCTTTTTAG
- a CDS encoding NADH-quinone oxidoreductase subunit M → MDILNDHILSLTVLAPILGAALIALLPIRSRALARWLASVFSGVSFLLASVIFTLIDKSGEFDFQELMSWIPGLGISYHVGADGASAALLLTSSVVLAATLFASFREEIAEYKFFYSMILLSAAGAMGFFISMNLYLMILFYALAIFPVFMLIGMGSRKKGARAAVKFVLFMSSSVSLLFVGTAAVSAIGGSSEILDIYSHRFSAHEQLFFFMIFAAGFGIAVPLILLHSWLSDSVEEGPIAAGILICAIVVKMGAYGFFRLVLPAFPAATLHYNTPILVIAASGVVGGFFIAIAQKEIKRLIAFSTVAYMGVALIGLFAANRMSVTGSILHMVNHGFAVSAIFALLSVFCARGSDTDLHCLCRMSCRMPVLSVLLVFSFVAYAGVPFLNMFPGEFLIFLGAFQNSTCFAIIGMLGLAVAAALMIWTAARSVCVKVSNEELGTISPVRAGEMVALIVMSSAIVLSGLFPDFIISRVAGSAGAFVKLANRVEMIIPASELGYTTESGASDALRRE, encoded by the coding sequence ATGGATATTTTAAACGATCACATACTGAGTCTAACTGTGCTCGCTCCTATTTTAGGGGCGGCGCTTATAGCGCTTTTGCCGATAAGATCGCGTGCGCTGGCCAGATGGTTGGCCTCAGTTTTTTCTGGGGTATCCTTTCTTTTGGCCTCTGTCATTTTTACTCTGATAGATAAAAGTGGCGAATTTGATTTTCAGGAGCTGATGAGCTGGATTCCGGGCCTCGGTATCAGTTACCACGTTGGGGCAGATGGCGCATCGGCTGCTCTTCTTCTTACCTCTTCAGTGGTTTTAGCTGCGACCCTGTTTGCATCTTTCAGGGAGGAGATAGCGGAGTATAAATTTTTCTATTCGATGATACTGTTGAGCGCTGCCGGAGCGATGGGATTTTTCATATCGATGAATCTCTATCTGATGATCCTTTTCTACGCCTTGGCCATTTTTCCTGTTTTTATGCTGATTGGGATGGGCAGTAGAAAAAAGGGTGCACGAGCTGCAGTTAAGTTTGTATTATTCATGTCCTCCAGCGTTTCACTTCTTTTTGTAGGCACTGCTGCTGTTTCAGCGATCGGGGGATCTTCCGAAATTCTCGACATATATTCTCACAGATTCAGCGCACATGAACAGCTGTTCTTTTTTATGATTTTTGCGGCCGGATTTGGGATAGCTGTTCCCCTGATCCTTCTTCACTCGTGGCTTTCAGATTCCGTTGAAGAAGGCCCGATCGCGGCTGGAATTTTAATTTGCGCCATAGTGGTCAAGATGGGCGCGTACGGATTTTTCAGGCTGGTGCTGCCGGCTTTTCCAGCAGCGACGCTTCATTATAACACGCCGATCCTCGTGATAGCTGCGTCAGGGGTCGTGGGTGGGTTTTTTATTGCCATCGCCCAGAAAGAAATAAAGAGGCTGATCGCATTTTCTACCGTCGCATATATGGGGGTAGCGCTCATAGGTCTTTTCGCGGCGAATCGGATGTCGGTGACCGGATCTATATTGCACATGGTCAATCATGGGTTCGCTGTTTCTGCGATATTCGCACTCTTATCCGTTTTTTGTGCCAGGGGATCCGACACGGATTTGCATTGCCTCTGCCGCATGTCATGCAGGATGCCTGTCTTGTCGGTCCTTTTGGTTTTTTCGTTCGTAGCTTACGCGGGTGTACCATTTTTGAATATGTTCCCAGGTGAGTTCCTGATATTTCTCGGTGCTTTCCAGAACTCAACCTGTTTTGCCATAATAGGGATGCTTGGGTTGGCTGTGGCCGCAGCCCTTATGATATGGACCGCGGCAAGATCGGTATGCGTCAAGGTTTCCAATGAAGAGTTGGGTACGATATCGCCGGTGAGAGCTGGAGAGATGGTGGCCCTGATCGTAATGTCATCCGCAATAGTGCTTTCAGGCCTCTTCCCCGATTTTATAATTTCAAGGGTCGCTGGTTCCGCAGGTGCATTCGTGAAGCTTGCGAACAGGGTGGAGATGATAATTCCGGCCTCCGAGCTTGGCTATACAACTGAGTCGGGTGCGTCGGACGCATTACGGAGAGAGTGA
- a CDS encoding NADH-quinone oxidoreductase subunit L, translating to MLDLIYRSISLQELIWLIAVAPLFSAFVNAIISAVTAGSEVAKYREWSALFGVIASAISFAGAVVLFFTITAFEAGDPAVITGPLYRWIVSDEVVIDLSLKIDQLSMVMSLLISGLGLLTSIYSIGYMWKNSGFARYFALLGIFLFAMMLLVLADNLAFMFIGWSAAGIVSSFLVGLDFFDRSKRVVAVKTFAWNSFSDVLLLAGIFLVYGVMSAGDVDPKIGIFSFESMERHAFYFLPVATTVSILMFAACAIKSAQLPFHTWLLDSMKGPTPISGLAHSAVMVCAGAYLMVRLNFILVMSGSAMSVIYIFGIVAALCAAVFAVGQRDIKKLLAYSTISQIGLIFTSIGVGAFSAAVFHLVAHSIFKLLLFFSAGSAIYALGGERDLMKMGGLKRIMPLTAWTFVIGAVALAGIFPASGFFSRDAILWQLYERDHLGIWFAGFAVVGITSFYIFRAVGAIFFGEPNFEFDQYKKISESPVSMIIPMMILATLTIFGGFIGASKSFGGGDYFGRWIGALIADEVSRAPAAASRSMELILTVATMIWSAHFSILSWVIYAQKRDWPGRITSRLGPIHALVANGFYFDALYERIFARGTIWVSKKVIDEYLDRKIVDGVLVGGISKLVWMIGIVASIMGNGLVQRYLLYFLIGAAVAAGYLAL from the coding sequence ATGCTGGATCTGATTTACAGGAGCATATCACTCCAGGAGCTGATTTGGCTCATAGCGGTCGCTCCGCTTTTTTCCGCATTTGTGAATGCGATAATCTCAGCTGTTACCGCCGGGAGTGAAGTTGCAAAATATAGGGAGTGGTCGGCGCTTTTTGGAGTGATAGCCTCGGCCATCTCCTTTGCAGGGGCGGTTGTTCTCTTTTTCACCATCACCGCTTTCGAAGCGGGCGATCCAGCTGTGATAACGGGACCGCTCTACAGATGGATAGTGTCGGACGAAGTAGTGATCGATCTTTCGCTGAAAATAGACCAGCTTTCTATGGTCATGTCCCTTTTGATATCCGGGCTTGGTTTGCTCACTTCCATATATTCGATAGGGTACATGTGGAAAAATTCGGGTTTTGCCAGGTACTTCGCTCTTCTTGGGATCTTTCTTTTTGCCATGATGCTCCTCGTCCTTGCTGACAACCTGGCCTTCATGTTCATCGGTTGGAGTGCTGCCGGAATCGTCTCGTCGTTTCTTGTAGGGCTGGATTTTTTTGACAGGTCTAAGAGGGTGGTGGCCGTTAAGACCTTCGCATGGAACTCCTTTTCAGATGTCTTGCTTCTGGCTGGAATTTTTCTCGTATATGGCGTTATGAGCGCCGGCGATGTGGATCCTAAAATAGGGATTTTCAGCTTCGAGAGTATGGAACGCCATGCGTTTTACTTTCTTCCGGTTGCTACGACAGTTTCTATTTTGATGTTTGCGGCCTGCGCAATAAAGTCGGCTCAGCTTCCATTCCATACCTGGCTTCTGGATTCTATGAAGGGGCCGACTCCGATATCCGGGCTGGCACATTCGGCGGTGATGGTATGCGCTGGAGCTTACCTGATGGTGAGGCTCAACTTCATCCTGGTGATGTCTGGATCAGCCATGTCTGTGATATACATCTTTGGAATAGTTGCCGCCCTATGCGCAGCGGTCTTTGCTGTAGGACAGCGCGATATTAAAAAACTTCTGGCTTATTCCACTATATCGCAGATCGGGCTGATATTCACATCGATAGGTGTAGGCGCTTTTTCAGCTGCGGTATTTCATCTTGTTGCGCATTCCATATTCAAGCTGTTGCTCTTTTTCTCTGCTGGCAGCGCGATATATGCCCTCGGCGGAGAAAGGGATCTCATGAAGATGGGCGGACTCAAGCGCATTATGCCGCTTACCGCCTGGACCTTTGTGATAGGCGCGGTTGCACTCGCAGGAATTTTTCCAGCCAGCGGTTTTTTCAGCAGGGATGCCATACTATGGCAGCTCTACGAAAGAGACCACCTCGGGATATGGTTTGCAGGCTTTGCCGTTGTCGGAATCACTTCGTTCTACATATTTCGCGCGGTTGGGGCGATCTTCTTCGGCGAACCCAATTTTGAATTCGATCAGTACAAGAAAATCTCGGAATCTCCTGTTTCGATGATAATACCAATGATGATTCTCGCCACCCTGACGATATTCGGTGGTTTTATTGGAGCTTCAAAATCTTTTGGAGGAGGGGACTATTTCGGTAGATGGATAGGTGCGTTGATCGCAGATGAAGTCAGCCGTGCGCCTGCCGCAGCTTCTCGATCTATGGAGCTCATCCTTACAGTTGCTACGATGATATGGTCCGCACATTTTTCAATACTCAGCTGGGTCATATATGCTCAGAAGAGGGATTGGCCAGGCAGGATAACCTCCAGGCTTGGGCCTATCCATGCCCTCGTCGCAAACGGTTTCTATTTCGATGCGCTTTATGAGAGAATTTTCGCCAGAGGGACCATATGGGTTTCGAAAAAAGTTATAGATGAATACCTCGATAGAAAAATCGTCGATGGAGTGCTAGTGGGTGGAATTTCAAAGTTGGTGTGGATGATTGGCATCGTCGCATCGATTATGGGGAACGGGCTCGTTCAGAGATATCTGCTCTATTTTTTGATTGGTGCCGCCGTAGCGGCAGGATACTTGGCGCTATAA
- a CDS encoding NADH-quinone oxidoreductase subunit K (Catalyzes the transfer of electrons from NADH to quinone), protein MISLQHYLILSLVLFSIGAIGAVARRNILIVMVSIATMFCASILAIISFARWNLLPSGRGIVIVLMALGAAMILAGFSIVAAINARTGSIYSDRFNLLKG, encoded by the coding sequence ATGATAAGTCTCCAGCATTATCTTATACTCAGCCTGGTTTTGTTTTCGATTGGTGCGATAGGGGCGGTGGCAAGGAGAAATATCCTTATCGTTATGGTCTCTATAGCTACCATGTTTTGCGCATCGATTCTTGCAATCATATCTTTTGCAAGGTGGAACCTACTTCCTTCCGGGAGGGGAATAGTCATCGTTCTGATGGCTTTGGGAGCAGCCATGATTTTAGCAGGATTTTCCATTGTCGCAGCAATCAATGCAAGGACCGGAAGCATTTATTCGGACAGATTTAATCTTTTAAAGGGCTAG
- a CDS encoding DUF1343 domain-containing protein, which yields MRSEISTGEVFLASSLSLLDEFVGDIPAIDLLTGSAQFRKKIDNTSMEDLLKLSETPQEFADRISGYLLY from the coding sequence GTGAGAAGCGAGATTTCTACAGGCGAGGTTTTTCTAGCTTCCAGCCTCTCGCTTCTGGACGAATTCGTCGGCGATATCCCTGCGATAGATCTTTTGACCGGGTCTGCGCAATTCAGAAAAAAAATCGACAACACTTCTATGGAAGACCTCTTAAAACTATCTGAAACCCCGCAAGAATTTGCAGATAGAATCTCCGGTTATCTTTTGTATTGA